Proteins from a genomic interval of Lycium ferocissimum isolate CSIRO_LF1 chromosome 2, AGI_CSIRO_Lferr_CH_V1, whole genome shotgun sequence:
- the LOC132041454 gene encoding UDP-arabinose 4-epimerase 1-like — translation MLGLGRTRTQTRSNRSMSLGGMDYADPKKKSNFVGKILMAAVLTALCILMLKQSPAFNTPSAFSRHQPGVVHVLVTGGAGYIGSHAALRLLKENYRVTIVDNLSRGNIGAVRILQELFPEPGRLQFIYADLGDAKAVHQIFSQNAFDAVMHFAAVAYVGESTLDPLKYYHNITSNTLAVVEAMSVYGVPTLIYSSTCATYGEPDKMPITEETLQLPINPYGKAKKMAEDIILDFHKNSNMAVMILRYFNVIGSDPEGRLGEAPRPELREHGRISGACYDAARGIIPGLKVRGTDYKTADGTCIRDYIDVTDLVDAHVKALEKARPGKVGIYNVGTGKGRSVKEFVEACKAATGVPIKVDFLPRRPGDYAEVFSDPTKARLELNWTAKHTDLQESLQVAWRWQKSHLNGYSSSLVKSS, via the exons ATGCTAGGCTTAGGCAGGACAAGAACTCAAACAAGGTCTAACAGATCTATGTCTCTAGGAG GCATGGATTATGCAGATCCAAAGAAGAAGAGCAATTTCGTGGGTAAAATTCTTATGGCTGCTGTGCTAACAGCGCTATGCATTCTTATGCTCAAGCAGTCCCCAGCTTTTAATACCCCAAGCGCA TTCTCTCGCCATCAACCAGGTGTTGTTCATGTCCTAGTCACCGGAGGTGCTGGCTACATTGGTTCCCATGCCGCATTACGACTTCTAAAAGAAAATTACCGGGTGACGATAGTG GACAACCTCTCACGAGGAAATATAGGAGCTGTAAGgattcttcaagaattatttCCTGAACCAGGGAGGCTTCAGTTTATATATGCTGACTTGGGGGATGCAAAAGCG GTCCACCAGATATTCTCCCAGAATGCTTTTGATGCTGTGATGCATTTTGCAGCTGTAGCATATGTTGGAGAGAGCACCCTTGATCCTTTAAA GTACTATCACAACATTACTTCAAATACCCTCGCTGTCGTAGAAGCTATGTCAGTTTATGGAGTCCCCACATTGATTTACTCGAGTACATGTGCGACGTATGGAGAGCCTGATAAGATGCCCATTACTGAAGAAACTCTACAG CTCCCCATTAATCCATATGGAAAAGCGAAGAAAATGGCGGAGGATATTATTTTGGatttccataagaactcaaACATGGCTGTCATGATTTTGAG GTACTTCAATGTGATTGGTTCTGATCCAGAGGGAAGGCTAGGAGAAGCTCCCCGGCCTGAACTTCGTGAACATGGGCGAATTTCTGGTGCTTGTTATGATGCAGCTCGTGGAATCATACCTGGTCTCAAG GTTAGAGGAACAGACTATAAGACAGCAGATGGTACATGCATTAGGGATTATATAGATGTCACTGATCTGGTTGATGCTCATGTGAAAGCTCTTGAAAAGGCAAGGCCTGGGAAGGTGGGAATCTACAACGTTGGAACCGGAAAAG GTAGATCAGTGAAAGAATTCGTGGAGGCTTGCAAGGCAGCCACTGGGGTTCCGATCAAAGTTGACTTCCTTCCTCGTCGACCTGGTGATTATGCAGAAGTCTTTAGTGATCCAACTAAGGCAAGGCTTGAACTGAACTGGACAGCCAAACACACCGATCTTCAAGAGAGTTTGCAGGTCGCATGGAGATGGCAGAAGTCGCACCTTAATGGTTATAGTTCATCTCTGGTCAAGTCTTCATAA
- the LOC132041446 gene encoding pentatricopeptide repeat-containing protein At1g30610, chloroplastic, with the protein MVAIILTEALFGASSCTDFNGVFGSNYLRCPCFSSRFSLSETPFLEISLVKKRVKKQKRIVACSLDNGIVDREELEFKPSFNEYLKAMESVKEKKQRDSVIRRKKSEEKDKFDSVRRKDSEEKGKFDSVRRRESEEKGKFDSVRRKESEEKGKFGKSEKEKYEGVGVVKEKGSGGKLEFRMVKNQKRESIISKERHVDEMVSMEREAFKSMDGDAYDKPRVTKAEMEERIQKLAKCLNGADIDMPEWMFSQMMRSAQIKFSDHSILRIIQILGRLGNWRRVLQVIEWLRSRERFKSHKLRYIYTAALDALGKARRPVEALNLFHAMQEHISSYPDLVAYRCIAVTLGQAGHMKELFDVIDTMRSPPKKKFKTNIIEKFDPRLEPDVVVYNAVLNACVRRKSWEGAFWVLQQLKLRDQQPSITTYGLVMEVMFECGKYNLVHDFFKKMQKSCVPNALTYKVLVDTLWKEGKTDEALLAVKDMEGRGIVGTASLYYDLARCLCSAGRCEEALMQMEKICKVATKPLVVTYTGLIQACLDSGDIQSGAYIFNHMHQFCSPNLITYNIMLKAYLDSGMFEEAKQMFFKLLGNGNSISNKLDGKDKVFPDVYTFNLMLDAWAAGKKWDDLEFAYSHMLKYGHHFNAKRHMQIVLDSCRAGKVKLLEATWKDLARADRVPPVPLVKEMFRMQLERGNVAAALACVTDYPSAESQAFSTKFWMNFFVENSDRLSDATFFRLLQEVSQVARNDSRILNNLMASCKEFLRTRSAKVDRVHSETALIS; encoded by the exons ATGGTGGCAATTATCTTAACAGAAGCTCTATTTGGAGCTTCTTCTTGTACTGATTTCAATGGAGTTTTTGGTTCAAATTACCTTCGTTGCCCTTGTTTTTCATCAAGATTTTCACTTTCTGAGACACCCTTTTTGGAAATTTCCCTGGTAAAGAAAAGGGTGAAGAAACAGAAGAGAATAGTTGCTTGTAGCTTAGATAATGGGATAGTTGATAGAGAAGAGCTTGAATTCAAGCCTTCATTTAATGAATATCTGAAAGCTATGGAGTCtgtgaaagaaaagaaacaaagggATAGTGTtattagaagaaagaaaagtgaagaaaaggaTAAATTTGATAGTGTTAGAAGAAAGGACAGTGAAGAAAAGGGTAAATTTGATAGTGTTAGAAGAAGGGAAAGTGAAGAAAAGGGTAAATTTGATAGTGTtagaagaaaggaaagtgaagaaaagggtaaatttggaaagtCTGAGAAGGAGAAATATGAAGGAGTTGGAGTTGTGAAAGAGAAGGGTAGTGgtgggaaattggaatttagAATGGTGAAGAATCAGAAAAGAGAGAGCATAATAAGTAAGGAAAGGCATGTTGATGAGATGGTGAGCATGGAAAGAGAAGCTTTTAAGTCAATGGATGGAGATGCTTATGATAAGCCAAGAGTTACTAAGGCTGAGATGGAAGAGAGAATCCAAAAGCTTGCAAAGTG TCTAAATGGTGCAGACATTGACATGCCTGAGTGGATGTTCTCTCAAATGATGCGAAGTGCTCAGATTAAATTCTCAGATCATTCTATCTTGAGGATTATCCAAATATTGGGCAGATTGGGAAATTGGAGACGGGTGCTGCAAGTCATTGAGTGGCTTCGTTCACGTGAACGCTTCAAGTCACACAAGTTAAG ATATATTTACACAGCTGCACTGGATGCATTGGGGAAGGCAAGGAGGCCAGTGGAAGCACTAAACTTGTTTCATGCAATGCAG GAGCACATATCATCGTATCCAGACCTTGTGGCTTACCGTTGTATTGCTGTCACTCTTGGGCAAGCAGGACATATGAAGGAACTATTTGACGTCATCGATACCATGCGATCACCACCCAAAAAGAAGTTCAAGACTAATATTATTGAGAAGTTTGATCCACGGCTTGAGCCGGATGTTGTTGTCTATAACGCT GTGCTAAATGCCTGTGTTCGCCGTAAAAGCTGGGAGGGTGCCTTTTGGGTACTGCAACAGCTAAAGCTCCGGGACCAGCAGCCCTCAATAACAACATATGGATTAGTCATGGAG GTCATGTTCGAATGTGGCAAATACAATTTGGTTCAtgattttttcaagaaaatgcaAAAGTCATGCGTTCCCAATGCTTTAACCTATAAAG TTCTTGTGGATACTCTTTGGAAGGAAGGAAAAACAGACGAGGCCTTACTGGCTGTAAAAGACATGGAAGGACGGGGAATCGTGGGCACTGCCAGTTTGTATTATGACCTTGCTCGTTGTCTTTGTAGTGCAGGGAGGTGTGAAGAAGCGCTGATGCAA ATGGAAAAAATATGCAAAGTTGCTACCAAGCCTCTAGTGGTGACTTACACTGGTCTAATTCAAGCCTGTCTGGACTCTGGAGACATTCAGAGTGGAGCATACATCTTCAACCACATGCACCAGTTTTGCTCCCCAAATTTGATTACTTACAATATAATGCTAAAAGCTTATCTAGATAGTGGGATGTTTGAAGAAGCAAAGCAAATGTTTTTCAAGTTATTGGGTAATGGTAACTCTATTAGCAATAAATTGGACGGCAAGGATAAAGTTTTTCCGGATGTCTACACATTCAACTTGATGCTGGATGCATGGGCTGCTGGGAAGAAATGGGATGATCTCGAGTTTGCCTACTCACATATGCTGAAATATGGACACCACTTCAACGCAAAACGTCACATGCAGATAGTACTAGACTCCTGCAGGGCTGGAAAG GTGAAATTATTAGAAGCAACATGGAAGGACTTGGCTCGGGCGGATCGGGTTCCGCCAGTGCCACTAGTCAAAGAAATGTTCCGCATGCAGCTTGAAAGAGGCAACGTTGCTGCAGCCTTGGCTTGTGTTACTGATTATCCTTCTGCTGAGTCGCAGGCATTTTCTAccaagttttggatgaattttttTGTGGAAAATTCTGACAGATTATCAGATGCTACTTTTTTCAGATTGCTACAGGAGGTGAGCCAGGTTGCCAGAAATGACAGCAGAATACTTAACAATCTGATGGCTTCTTGTAAAGAATTTTTGAGAACTAGATCAGCAAAAGTTGATAGAGTTCATAGTGAAACAGCTCTAATTAGCTAA